The Micromonospora sp. NBC_00421 genome contains a region encoding:
- a CDS encoding sodium:solute symporter family protein — MDGAGLRLNMNVLDYGILALYFVTVLGVGFAARRAIRTSVDFFLSGRSLPAWVTGLAFVSANLGALEIIGMAANGAQYGIMTVHYYWIGAVPAMIFLGIVMMPFYYGSRVRSVPEYLRLRFNRPTHLLNAISFAVAQVLIAGVNLYALALIMQALLGWPLWLAIVVGAAIVLAYITVGGLTGAIYNEVLQFFVIVAGLVPITVIGLVKVGGWSGLMESVRDSKLGEAGLHAWEGTGSTANPLGAHWLGIVFGLGFVLSFGYWTTNFAEVQRALSAKNMSAARRTPIIAAYPKLVIPVVTVVPGLIALVTVKGLGAESGDLVYNNAIPLLMRDLLPNGVLGIAVTGLVASFMAGMAANVSGFNTVFTYDIWQAYVRRDRPDEYYIRIGRIATVAGVVVGIGTAFIAAGFSNIMNYIQALFSLFNAPLFATFIIGMFWKRMSALAGFWSLLAGTLAALATYLLYKAGVVHFNSDLEESFWGAGIAFVTVAVVAAVVTPLTRPKRAEELKGLVYGMGGVDLKGDVLTGDQVWWRSPVLLGAIALVLAVLFYIPVF; from the coding sequence ATGGACGGTGCCGGACTCAGACTGAACATGAACGTGTTGGACTACGGCATCCTCGCGCTCTACTTCGTCACCGTGCTGGGCGTCGGCTTCGCCGCCCGCCGGGCGATCCGCACCAGCGTCGACTTCTTCCTCTCCGGGCGTTCGCTGCCCGCCTGGGTGACCGGTCTGGCCTTCGTCTCGGCCAACCTGGGCGCGCTGGAGATCATCGGGATGGCCGCCAACGGCGCGCAGTACGGCATCATGACCGTCCACTACTACTGGATCGGCGCCGTGCCGGCGATGATCTTCCTGGGCATCGTGATGATGCCCTTCTACTACGGCTCCCGGGTGCGCAGCGTCCCCGAGTACCTGCGGCTGCGGTTCAACCGCCCGACCCACCTGCTGAACGCGATCAGCTTCGCGGTGGCCCAGGTGCTGATCGCCGGGGTCAACCTGTACGCGCTGGCGCTGATCATGCAGGCGCTGCTCGGCTGGCCGCTCTGGCTGGCGATCGTCGTCGGCGCGGCGATCGTGCTGGCGTACATCACCGTCGGCGGGCTCACCGGCGCGATCTACAACGAGGTGCTCCAGTTCTTCGTCATCGTGGCCGGTCTGGTGCCGATCACCGTCATCGGCCTGGTGAAGGTGGGCGGCTGGTCCGGCCTGATGGAGTCGGTCCGCGACTCCAAGCTGGGTGAGGCCGGACTGCACGCCTGGGAGGGCACCGGCAGCACCGCCAACCCGCTCGGCGCGCACTGGCTGGGCATCGTGTTCGGGCTCGGTTTCGTGTTGTCCTTCGGCTACTGGACGACCAACTTCGCCGAGGTGCAGCGGGCGCTGTCGGCCAAGAACATGAGCGCCGCCCGGCGTACGCCGATCATCGCCGCGTACCCGAAGCTGGTCATCCCGGTGGTGACAGTGGTCCCCGGCCTGATCGCGCTGGTCACCGTCAAGGGGCTGGGTGCCGAGTCCGGCGACCTGGTCTACAACAACGCCATTCCGCTGCTGATGCGCGACCTGCTGCCCAACGGGGTGCTCGGGATCGCGGTCACCGGCCTGGTCGCCTCGTTCATGGCCGGCATGGCGGCCAACGTCAGCGGCTTCAACACCGTCTTCACCTACGACATCTGGCAGGCGTACGTCCGCAGGGACCGGCCCGACGAGTACTACATCCGGATCGGTCGGATCGCGACAGTGGCCGGCGTGGTGGTCGGCATCGGCACCGCGTTCATCGCCGCCGGGTTCAGCAACATCATGAACTACATCCAGGCGCTCTTCTCGCTGTTCAACGCCCCGCTCTTCGCGACCTTCATCATCGGCATGTTCTGGAAGCGGATGAGCGCGCTGGCCGGCTTCTGGTCGCTGCTGGCGGGCACCCTGGCCGCGCTGGCGACCTACCTGCTCTACAAGGCCGGCGTGGTGCACTTCAACTCCGACCTGGAGGAGAGCTTCTGGGGCGCGGGCATCGCGTTCGTCACGGTCGCCGTGGTGGCCGCGGTGGTCACCCCGCTGACCCGGCCCAAGCGGGCCGAGGAGTTGAAGGGTCTGGTCTACGGCATGGGCGGGGTCGACCTGAAGGGCGACGTGCTCACCGGGGACCAGGTCTGGTGGCGGTCGCCGGTGCTGCTCGGCGCGATCGCGCTGGTGCTGGCCGTGCTCTTCTACATCCCGGTCTTCTGA